TTAGGGTTTTATCCTGATGTTTCCGAAGCTTATAAACCTGCTTTTAGTTTAATTGAAGGACAATTTACAGATGCAACTTATGAAAAATTATTGTTAACAGGAGATGAACTAATTCTCTTTAAAAAGTTATTAGGTTTAAATTTTGATGAAATACCTAGTATTTCCTATCATAAAAGCGAAAGGCAAATCATCCTTAGAGCTATAATTAGATATTTTGAATTACATTTGGAAGGTTTTAAAAAGCCAAAATCATTAGATATTTTAGAAATAGTGTTTAGTTAATTTATGAAACAATTTATAACCATAATATTTTTCTTTACAATCACGTTTGTTTTTTCACAAAAGCTTACTTTAATTGATGCTAAAACGGGTAAAAAAATTGATGGAGTTGCTGTATTTAATAAAAATAAAACAATAGCCGAAGTTAGTAATATTGATGGAATTGTAAATGTTTTTAATTTTAAAGAAGATGAAATTATTATATTTTCACATGTAGCTTATGCTGATTATCAAGAAATAAAATCGATATTAAAAAAAAATAAATATCAAGTTTATTTATCAAAATATTCGGAACAATTAGATGAAGTTGTAGTTTCGGTCTTTAAAAATAAAGAAAAAACAAATAGAATTGCTGAACAAATAGCAGTTGTTTCTTTACAAGATATTCAAAAAGTATCACCTCAAACATCGGCTGATTTATTAGCAAGTATTCCTGGAATTAAAGTGCAAAAATCACAATTTGGAGGTGGAAGTCCTGTGCTTCGAGGAATGGAAAGTAATCGTGTTTTATTAGTAGTAGATGGTGTGCGAATGAATAATGCGATTTATAGAAAAGGACATTTACAAAATTCAATTACAGTTAATCCAAATTTATTAGAACGAACAGAAGTGGTTTTTGGACCTTCATCAGTTATTTATGGTTCTGATGCACTTGGCGGTGTGATTCATTATTATACGAAAACACCAAAATTATCCAACGAAAATAATATTAAAGGAAGTCATTTTTTACGATATAGTTCGATAAATAATGAAGTAACTAACTCTTTATCTGCTGAGTTACAATTTAAAAAATGGGCATCGTTAACAAGTGTATCACATAGTAATTTTGGTGATTTAAAAATGGGTAAAAATAGAACTCATGGTTTTGATGATTGGGGAAAAGTGTTTTTTTATTCAGATAATTTAAACGTAAACTATACTGAAAATCCGAAGAAAAATAAGGATGTAAATTTGCAGAAAAATACAGGATTTAGTCAAACTGATTTTTTACAGAAATTATTTATTCCTCTATCAAAAAATACCGATTTAAAATTTAATATTCAATATTCAACATCATCAGATATACCAAGATTTGATAAGTTGACAGAATTAAAAGATGGCAATTTAAAATTTGCTGAATGGTATTACGGACCACAAAACAGGTTGTTAATTTCTTCTCAACTAGATATCAATCCGAATAAAAATTGGTTAGAAAAAGGAACAATTACTTTAGCGTATCAAAATATTGAAGAAAGTCGTATCCAAAGAAAATTTGAAAGTTTAGAGCGATCTTATAAAAATGAAAATGTAAAAGTATATAGCGCAAATGTAGATTTTACAGTTCCTTTAGCAAAAAAACGTGATTTAGGTTATGGTTTTGAAGTTGCTTATAATGATGTGCAATCAGAAGCTTATGGAAAAACATTAAAAATATCTACGGATAAAATAATTAGTTTTGATGATGATTTTGTGGTGCAATCTCGTTATCCTGACGGAGGAAGCAGCTATTTTAGTACTGCAATGTATTTAGATTACCGCCAAGATATTACTTCAAATTCTACTTTAAATACAGGAATTAGATTAACTAATACGCACTTGAATGCTAAGTGGATAGATGAAACATTTATAAAATTACCAAACAATAATATTAGTTTGAACAATACCGCATTAACTGCAACTGCTGGTTATGTGTATAAACCTGTTAAAAATTTGCAATTAAATGCTGTATTATCATCAGGATTTCGTTCGCCAAATATTGATGATGTTGGTAAAGTTAGAGAGAAAAATGACGAAGTTACTGTGCCAAATATTAACTTAAAACCAGAATATGCTTATAATGCAGAAATTGGTGCTCAAAAGTATTTTAATAATAAAAAGTTTCGAATCGGTGCAAATATGTATTATACTTTACTGAATAATTATATTTATCGAGAAGCTTTTATATTAAATAGTAGTCCTACAATTCCTTATGAAGGAGAAGATGTATTTACTGTGGCTAATGTGAATAAAGGAACGGCTTACATAACAGGTGTAACGGTAAGTTATCAAGGTAAATTTTCTAGACATTGGAAAACATCGGGTTCTTTTACATATACAAAAGGAAGGTCATACGATACCGATTTACCATTGTCATCAATTCCGCCATTATTTGGTCGTTTTGAATTGAATTATATTAATAAAAAATTTGAAAGTGGTGTTAATTTTATATTTAATGCTAAAAAAGATATTTCAGATTATAATCTAGAAGAAGGTATTGATAATCATCAACAAACACCAATTATCAACAAAAATGCAACAAATGATGTTGATAAATATTACGGAACACCAAGTTGGATGACTGTTGGTTTATATGCTAAATATACGTTGAATAAAAATATTTCAATACAAACGCAGTTTAGTAATTTATTTGACACTCATTATAAAGAATTTGCTTCAGGAATTTCAGCTCCAGGACGCAATATTTCAATATCATTATTAACTAATTTTTAAACACACAGAAAAATGATAAATATATTTAAAATTGTAAGTTTATTAGAAGGGATTTCTTACATATTATTACTTTTTATAGCAGTGCCTATTAAGTATCTTCAAGGAAATGCTGAGTATGTAAAAATGCTAGGAATGCCTCATGGAGTATTATTTGTAGCCTATATAATTATAGCGATTATGCTAAAATTCGAACTAAATTGGAGTGCTAAAACTTTCGGGATTGTTAGCATATTATCAATTTTACCTTTCGGAACTTTTTTTGTTGGAAAGTATTTAAAAGCGTAATATTAGTAGTTTTTAAGAATAATATGGTAATATATTTATCTTTTAAAAGGTAAATATATTACCATATTATTACTACCCACCACTAACAGGTGGAATAATAGCTATTGTACTGTTTTCTTTGATGATAATATCATCTTTAGCGTAACTTTCGTTGATAGCTACAGCAAATGAGCTCATGCTTTTTAGTTCAGTGTGTTGTTTTACAAGTAATTCTTTAAAATGGCTGACACTACAATTAATAGGAAGCGCTACTTCTAAAGAAGAGTTTCCTATTAAATCTGTAGCAATACCAAAAAGTAGTACAGTTATGTTCATATTAGTATTTGAGGATTTTTCGCTTATAACCTCTATAAGCAGATTAAAAGTCTAATTTACAATTTAATTCCGAAAACTATTCTATTTTCAGATTTTCCGTTAAAATTAGACTTAGCAAAATCGACACGTAAAAAACGCCACTTCCCAAAACCGATGTTATCCAAACCAATAGCAAATTCAGAATAAGGTTTGTTTTCAGCTGTAAATAATCCTTTTGCACCAGTAACTAAATGGAAATTTAATTTATTAATTAATGGAATTTTAGTTAGTAAAGCACCTTTAAAATTATATTCTCCATGAAGTTCTCCATATTTATCATTAGTACTTAATTGATAATAAGGTAGCATATAAAAGTTATCTAAATAATTATCTTTTGGAGCAATTAACAAACGATTTCCATTAAAATGAACATAATCTATAAACGGAATATCTTTTTTCTTTAAAAATATGCCTCCTTTAGCTTTATATTTAAATTCTCCCCAATTACTTAAATTCATTTTTTGAGTTAATTGAGAATAGAATATATCAGAATTTAATGTAGTATTTCCTGAACCAAAATTTTTAGTATATCCGACAAATAAAGTAGGATATTTATTAGTTCCTATATTATATTTTCCATCAGGATATGACATATATTTTTGATCGAAATTAATATTTGCACCTAACTTAAGTGACCACATATGATGCGGTGTAAATGAACTTGTAAAATTTGTAGGTTCTTGCGGATTGTTAGCTGTATAATTAACATCATTTTTAGAAAACATAACATAATCGGTTGTATTAAATAAAGGTTTTCTATCTGCGTATTCTAAGGAAGAATAGAAACGAATACCATTATTTACTTCTTCTGAAAAAGCAATTTTGGCAAATGTTTTTTCATAAATTTTCATATAATTTCTTTTAAAATAAGTGCTGCTAATTGTATTCCATAATCTTGAAATAGGTTTTTTAGCATTAAATTGCGAAGTAGTAATACCTCCCGAAGCAGTTAAAATAGGTTTATTTGTATTGTTCCATCTGTAAAAAAAGTTTGCTGTTGGTCTTAATTTTTTATCAGAAAAACCATAATTTATTTTTGTACCAATATTAAATCGTTCTCCTTTTTTGTTGACTGTTTTAGAATATTTAATTCCAATAGATGAATTCCATCCTTGTACCGTGTTAAAGTTTAAATCTTCAATAGGGGAAGAAATATCGATATTCCATTTGTCATAGGTATTATCATAAGAATATCCTGAAATAATATTTATAAGATTAAAATTATTATGTTTTGTATCTGTAGAATCTAAATATTTTTTTGAACTTCGGATACTTTTAATGCTGTCTTTTAATTTGTAATCTGCATTTTCTTCGGATGTTAAACTTA
The Tenacibaculum pacificus DNA segment above includes these coding regions:
- a CDS encoding DUF3817 domain-containing protein, which encodes MINIFKIVSLLEGISYILLLFIAVPIKYLQGNAEYVKMLGMPHGVLFVAYIIIAIMLKFELNWSAKTFGIVSILSILPFGTFFVGKYLKA
- a CDS encoding TonB-dependent receptor; translated protein: MKQFITIIFFFTITFVFSQKLTLIDAKTGKKIDGVAVFNKNKTIAEVSNIDGIVNVFNFKEDEIIIFSHVAYADYQEIKSILKKNKYQVYLSKYSEQLDEVVVSVFKNKEKTNRIAEQIAVVSLQDIQKVSPQTSADLLASIPGIKVQKSQFGGGSPVLRGMESNRVLLVVDGVRMNNAIYRKGHLQNSITVNPNLLERTEVVFGPSSVIYGSDALGGVIHYYTKTPKLSNENNIKGSHFLRYSSINNEVTNSLSAELQFKKWASLTSVSHSNFGDLKMGKNRTHGFDDWGKVFFYSDNLNVNYTENPKKNKDVNLQKNTGFSQTDFLQKLFIPLSKNTDLKFNIQYSTSSDIPRFDKLTELKDGNLKFAEWYYGPQNRLLISSQLDINPNKNWLEKGTITLAYQNIEESRIQRKFESLERSYKNENVKVYSANVDFTVPLAKKRDLGYGFEVAYNDVQSEAYGKTLKISTDKIISFDDDFVVQSRYPDGGSSYFSTAMYLDYRQDITSNSTLNTGIRLTNTHLNAKWIDETFIKLPNNNISLNNTALTATAGYVYKPVKNLQLNAVLSSGFRSPNIDDVGKVREKNDEVTVPNINLKPEYAYNAEIGAQKYFNNKKFRIGANMYYTLLNNYIYREAFILNSSPTIPYEGEDVFTVANVNKGTAYITGVTVSYQGKFSRHWKTSGSFTYTKGRSYDTDLPLSSIPPLFGRFELNYINKKFESGVNFIFNAKKDISDYNLEEGIDNHQQTPIINKNATNDVDKYYGTPSWMTVGLYAKYTLNKNISIQTQFSNLFDTHYKEFASGISAPGRNISISLLTNF
- a CDS encoding MoaD/ThiS family protein; its protein translation is MNITVLLFGIATDLIGNSSLEVALPINCSVSHFKELLVKQHTELKSMSSFAVAINESYAKDDIIIKENSTIAIIPPVSGG
- a CDS encoding DUF5686 family protein, with the protein product MKRLITLLFVVFTNIAIAQIKGKVIDTNNQPLSFVSIYLENTITGTTTNNNGDYELSVNKKGEYTVIFQLLGYKTVTKNITITKFPFILNTTLSEEKVTLDEVLISSKENPANKIIRNVIASKKKNTAKFSQYTADFYSRGLFKVKNLPKKFLGNKIDDMGGGLDSTRSGIVYLSETISKISYQKKPTNFKEHIIASKVSGSNNGISFNQAKEVDFNFYKNSFNLADAQMISPIANEAFNYYKYQLTGSFYDKNKKLISKIKLLPKRKNDRVFSGFIYISEDDWAIYGTDVFVTGAQANTPMIDTLLIKQSYNYSLKNNVWIPVTQTIDFKAGIFGFNFNGRFSAAYSNYNFTPNFTKKSFGNEVLSFAENATEKDSLYWNKIRPVSLTSEENADYKLKDSIKSIRSSKKYLDSTDTKHNNFNLINIISGYSYDNTYDKWNIDISSPIEDLNFNTVQGWNSSIGIKYSKTVNKKGERFNIGTKINYGFSDKKLRPTANFFYRWNNTNKPILTASGGITTSQFNAKKPISRLWNTISSTYFKRNYMKIYEKTFAKIAFSEEVNNGIRFYSSLEYADRKPLFNTTDYVMFSKNDVNYTANNPQEPTNFTSSFTPHHMWSLKLGANINFDQKYMSYPDGKYNIGTNKYPTLFVGYTKNFGSGNTTLNSDIFYSQLTQKMNLSNWGEFKYKAKGGIFLKKKDIPFIDYVHFNGNRLLIAPKDNYLDNFYMLPYYQLSTNDKYGELHGEYNFKGALLTKIPLINKLNFHLVTGAKGLFTAENKPYSEFAIGLDNIGFGKWRFLRVDFAKSNFNGKSENRIVFGIKL